A window from Chrysemys picta bellii isolate R12L10 chromosome 2, ASM1138683v2, whole genome shotgun sequence encodes these proteins:
- the FAM133B gene encoding protein FAM133B isoform X5: MGKRDNRVAYMNPIAMARSRGPSQSAGPTIQDYLNRPRPTWEEVKEQLEKKKKGSRALAEFEEKMNENWKKELEKHREKLLGGNESSSKKKEKKKKEKKKSNRLSSSSSSSSSSDSSSSSSDSDDEDKKQGKKRRKKRYRSLRKSSESSTSDSESDSKDCTKKKKSKEEHEREKDNKSLSRKRKKIDRGNGPLSSESLSDSDPTEEVQVKKKKNSEEREKVTDKTKKRKKHKKHGKKKKKKTAGSSSDSE, from the exons GCTTATATGAATCCTATAGCCATGGCCAGATCACGAGGTCCTTCCCAATCTGCAGGGCCAACAATACAGGACTACCTGAATAGACCAAGGCCTACATG GGAAGAAGTGAAAGAACAactagaaaagaaaaagaaaggatcGAGGGCATTGGCTGAGTTTGAAGAAAAGATGAATGAG AATTGGAAGAAAGAACTAGAAAAACACAGGGAGAAATTATTAGGTGGAAATGAGAGTTCCTCCAAAAAGAAAGAG aaaaagaaaaaggaaaagaagaaatcaAATAGG TTgtcttcatcttcctcttcttcatcAAGCTCTGATTCTTCCAGCAGTTCATCTGATTCTGATGATGAG GATAAGAAACAAGGGAAAAAACGGAGAAAGAAGAGGTATCGCTCCTTGCGGAAATCTTCTGAAAGCTCTACTTCTGATTCTGAATCAGATAGCAAG GActgcacaaaaaagaaaaaatcaaaggAAGAACATGAAAGAGAAAAG GACAACAAAAGTCTTAgtaggaaaaggaagaaaattgATCGTGGGAATGGACCTTTATCATCTGAGTCCTTATCAGACTCAGATCCTACAGAGGAG gtacaagtgaaaaagaaaaaaaacagtgaagaaagagagaaagtaaCA gataaaacaaaaaagagaaagaagcacaagaaacatggtaaaaagaagaaaaagaagacgGCTGGTTCAAGTTCAGATTCAGAATAA
- the FAM133B gene encoding protein FAM133B isoform X2: MGKRDNRVAYMNPIAMARSRGPSQSAGPTIQDYLNRPRPTWEEVKEQLEKKKKGSRALAEFEEKMNENWKKELEKHREKLLGGNESSSKKKEKKKKEKKKSNRLSSSSSSSSSSDSSSSSSDSDDEDKKQGKKRRKKRYRSLRKSSESSTSDSESDSKDCTKKKKSKEEHEREKDNKSLSRKRKKIDRGNGPLSSESLSDSDPTEEKRLPLSKAELAFQQTMVPDTQTVTSSSSVVQVKKKKNSEEREKVTDKTKKRKKHKKHGKKKKKKTAGSSSDSE; this comes from the exons GCTTATATGAATCCTATAGCCATGGCCAGATCACGAGGTCCTTCCCAATCTGCAGGGCCAACAATACAGGACTACCTGAATAGACCAAGGCCTACATG GGAAGAAGTGAAAGAACAactagaaaagaaaaagaaaggatcGAGGGCATTGGCTGAGTTTGAAGAAAAGATGAATGAG AATTGGAAGAAAGAACTAGAAAAACACAGGGAGAAATTATTAGGTGGAAATGAGAGTTCCTCCAAAAAGAAAGAG aaaaagaaaaaggaaaagaagaaatcaAATAGG TTgtcttcatcttcctcttcttcatcAAGCTCTGATTCTTCCAGCAGTTCATCTGATTCTGATGATGAG GATAAGAAACAAGGGAAAAAACGGAGAAAGAAGAGGTATCGCTCCTTGCGGAAATCTTCTGAAAGCTCTACTTCTGATTCTGAATCAGATAGCAAG GActgcacaaaaaagaaaaaatcaaaggAAGAACATGAAAGAGAAAAG GACAACAAAAGTCTTAgtaggaaaaggaagaaaattgATCGTGGGAATGGACCTTTATCATCTGAGTCCTTATCAGACTCAGATCCTACAGAGGAG AAGAGGCTTCCACTGTCAAAAGCTGAGTTAGCATTTCAGCAAACTATGGTTCCAGATACTCAGACAGTGACTTCCTCCAGTTCAGTG gtacaagtgaaaaagaaaaaaaacagtgaagaaagagagaaagtaaCA gataaaacaaaaaagagaaagaagcacaagaaacatggtaaaaagaagaaaaagaagacgGCTGGTTCAAGTTCAGATTCAGAATAA
- the FAM133B gene encoding protein FAM133B isoform X3: MNPIAMARSRGPSQSAGPTIQDYLNRPRPTWEEVKEQLEKKKKGSRALAEFEEKMNENWKKELEKHREKLLGGNESSSKKKEKKKKEKKKSNRLSSSSSSSSSSDSSSSSSDSDDEDKKQGKKRRKKRYRSLRKSSESSTSDSESDSKDCTKKKKSKEEHEREKDNKSLSRKRKKIDRGNGPLSSESLSDSDPTEEKRLPLSKAELAFQQTMVPDTQTVTSSSSVVQVKKKKNSEEREKVTDKTKKRKKHKKHGKKKKKKTAGSSSDSE, encoded by the exons ATGAATCCTATAGCCATGGCCAGATCACGAGGTCCTTCCCAATCTGCAGGGCCAACAATACAGGACTACCTGAATAGACCAAGGCCTACATG GGAAGAAGTGAAAGAACAactagaaaagaaaaagaaaggatcGAGGGCATTGGCTGAGTTTGAAGAAAAGATGAATGAG AATTGGAAGAAAGAACTAGAAAAACACAGGGAGAAATTATTAGGTGGAAATGAGAGTTCCTCCAAAAAGAAAGAG aaaaagaaaaaggaaaagaagaaatcaAATAGG TTgtcttcatcttcctcttcttcatcAAGCTCTGATTCTTCCAGCAGTTCATCTGATTCTGATGATGAG GATAAGAAACAAGGGAAAAAACGGAGAAAGAAGAGGTATCGCTCCTTGCGGAAATCTTCTGAAAGCTCTACTTCTGATTCTGAATCAGATAGCAAG GActgcacaaaaaagaaaaaatcaaaggAAGAACATGAAAGAGAAAAG GACAACAAAAGTCTTAgtaggaaaaggaagaaaattgATCGTGGGAATGGACCTTTATCATCTGAGTCCTTATCAGACTCAGATCCTACAGAGGAG AAGAGGCTTCCACTGTCAAAAGCTGAGTTAGCATTTCAGCAAACTATGGTTCCAGATACTCAGACAGTGACTTCCTCCAGTTCAGTG gtacaagtgaaaaagaaaaaaaacagtgaagaaagagagaaagtaaCA gataaaacaaaaaagagaaagaagcacaagaaacatggtaaaaagaagaaaaagaagacgGCTGGTTCAAGTTCAGATTCAGAATAA
- the FAM133B gene encoding protein FAM133B isoform X4 — MLGKPLKPNFSQAYMNPIAMARSRGPSQSAGPTIQDYLNRPRPTWEEVKEQLEKKKKGSRALAEFEEKMNENWKKELEKHREKLLGGNESSSKKKEKKKKEKKKSNRLSSSSSSSSSSDSSSSSSDSDDEDKKQGKKRRKKRYRSLRKSSESSTSDSESDSKDCTKKKKSKEEHEREKDNKSLSRKRKKIDRGNGPLSSESLSDSDPTEEVQVKKKKNSEEREKVTDKTKKRKKHKKHGKKKKKKTAGSSSDSE, encoded by the exons GCTTATATGAATCCTATAGCCATGGCCAGATCACGAGGTCCTTCCCAATCTGCAGGGCCAACAATACAGGACTACCTGAATAGACCAAGGCCTACATG GGAAGAAGTGAAAGAACAactagaaaagaaaaagaaaggatcGAGGGCATTGGCTGAGTTTGAAGAAAAGATGAATGAG AATTGGAAGAAAGAACTAGAAAAACACAGGGAGAAATTATTAGGTGGAAATGAGAGTTCCTCCAAAAAGAAAGAG aaaaagaaaaaggaaaagaagaaatcaAATAGG TTgtcttcatcttcctcttcttcatcAAGCTCTGATTCTTCCAGCAGTTCATCTGATTCTGATGATGAG GATAAGAAACAAGGGAAAAAACGGAGAAAGAAGAGGTATCGCTCCTTGCGGAAATCTTCTGAAAGCTCTACTTCTGATTCTGAATCAGATAGCAAG GActgcacaaaaaagaaaaaatcaaaggAAGAACATGAAAGAGAAAAG GACAACAAAAGTCTTAgtaggaaaaggaagaaaattgATCGTGGGAATGGACCTTTATCATCTGAGTCCTTATCAGACTCAGATCCTACAGAGGAG gtacaagtgaaaaagaaaaaaaacagtgaagaaagagagaaagtaaCA gataaaacaaaaaagagaaagaagcacaagaaacatggtaaaaagaagaaaaagaagacgGCTGGTTCAAGTTCAGATTCAGAATAA
- the FAM133B gene encoding protein FAM133B isoform X1, giving the protein MLGKPLKPNFSQAYMNPIAMARSRGPSQSAGPTIQDYLNRPRPTWEEVKEQLEKKKKGSRALAEFEEKMNENWKKELEKHREKLLGGNESSSKKKEKKKKEKKKSNRLSSSSSSSSSSDSSSSSSDSDDEDKKQGKKRRKKRYRSLRKSSESSTSDSESDSKDCTKKKKSKEEHEREKDNKSLSRKRKKIDRGNGPLSSESLSDSDPTEEKRLPLSKAELAFQQTMVPDTQTVTSSSSVVQVKKKKNSEEREKVTDKTKKRKKHKKHGKKKKKKTAGSSSDSE; this is encoded by the exons GCTTATATGAATCCTATAGCCATGGCCAGATCACGAGGTCCTTCCCAATCTGCAGGGCCAACAATACAGGACTACCTGAATAGACCAAGGCCTACATG GGAAGAAGTGAAAGAACAactagaaaagaaaaagaaaggatcGAGGGCATTGGCTGAGTTTGAAGAAAAGATGAATGAG AATTGGAAGAAAGAACTAGAAAAACACAGGGAGAAATTATTAGGTGGAAATGAGAGTTCCTCCAAAAAGAAAGAG aaaaagaaaaaggaaaagaagaaatcaAATAGG TTgtcttcatcttcctcttcttcatcAAGCTCTGATTCTTCCAGCAGTTCATCTGATTCTGATGATGAG GATAAGAAACAAGGGAAAAAACGGAGAAAGAAGAGGTATCGCTCCTTGCGGAAATCTTCTGAAAGCTCTACTTCTGATTCTGAATCAGATAGCAAG GActgcacaaaaaagaaaaaatcaaaggAAGAACATGAAAGAGAAAAG GACAACAAAAGTCTTAgtaggaaaaggaagaaaattgATCGTGGGAATGGACCTTTATCATCTGAGTCCTTATCAGACTCAGATCCTACAGAGGAG AAGAGGCTTCCACTGTCAAAAGCTGAGTTAGCATTTCAGCAAACTATGGTTCCAGATACTCAGACAGTGACTTCCTCCAGTTCAGTG gtacaagtgaaaaagaaaaaaaacagtgaagaaagagagaaagtaaCA gataaaacaaaaaagagaaagaagcacaagaaacatggtaaaaagaagaaaaagaagacgGCTGGTTCAAGTTCAGATTCAGAATAA